The genomic DNA GCGGCAGGAAGCTCAGCGTCTGTTCGTTAATCTGGGTGGTGGCCTGGAAAATACTCACGCACAGACCCACCAACAGGCTCGGGATAATCGCCACGGCGGAGATCAGCAACACCAGGTGAATGCCGGAGGCCATGATGTCTCCCGCGGTGTCCATATTCATCATCGCTACAATCCTTGTACGCTGGAGGTCAGCGTGCCGACAATCAGCGTCCAGCCGTCGCACAGTACGAACAGCATCAGCTTAAACGGCAATGAGACAATCAGCGGTGACAGCATCATCATCCCCATCGCCATCAGAATACTGGCGACAATCAGGTCGATAACCAGGAACGGGATGTAAATCATAAAGCCAATCTGGAAGGCCGTTTTCAGCTCGCTCAGCAGGTAGGCCGGGGTGACGATGGTCAGATCCTGCTCGCGGGCATCGCCTTCAATGCCGGCAATGGTCATGATTTGCGCCATCGCCTTATTGTTGGTCTGCGCCAGCATGTAGCGTTTCAGCGGCGCTTCGGCGTTAACCAGCGCCTGCTTGAGGGTGATCTGGTCATTCTGGAATGGCTCGATGGCGTCGGCGTAAATGGTGGTCCATACCGGGCGCATCACCAGCAGCGTTAAGGCCAGCGCGATGCCGGTGAGGATCTTGTTCGGCGGACTCTGCTGTAAGCCCAGCGCCTGGCGCAGAATCGCCAGCACGATGATAAATCGGGTGAAGCAGGTCATCATCAGCACCATGATCGGCAGCAGGCCGAGCAGGGTCATCAGGATCAGGATTTCAATTTTGACGTTGTAATCCTGCCCGGCGCCGTTTGCCGTGGTGCTAAAAAGCGTGATGTCGCCGTTCGCCGCCAGCACGGGCTGTGCGAACAGCAGGCCAATCAGCAGCAGCGGATAAAACGCGCGGTTCATCGGGTCAGCTCGCCCAGCTCTTTGGCGTTGAATTCGATAATACGCAGGCCGTATTTGTCATTCAGCACCACCACTTCCGCTTTACCGAACGCAATACCGTTGACCTTGATATCCAGCGGTTCGCCGGCCATTTTATCCAGCTCAATGACCGAGTCACTGTTCACCGCCATCAGCTCGGCCAGCGAGATATTGACGGAGGAGACCTCCAGCGTCAGCGTTACCGGGATACGGCTGAACAGCGCCATGCGACGCACGTCAGTCAGCGGCGTATTGCGTGTTTCCGGCTGCAAATCGTGGCGGATGTTGCCTTCAACCATCTCGTCCTGGGTCATATCGCTGAGGTTCAGGTCGTCCAGATCCAAGGATTGGCTCAGTTCTTGTTGTAAATCACTCATAGGGCTTCTCGATTGTCTTGTCATGGATATCGCATAAGAAAAGCTTGCTGCGATCTTCGGCAATAGTGGCTTCAAAAATCTGCTCTTTACCGATAAATACCGGTAAAGGGTCATTAATGGCGATCGGGATAATGTCGCCGGGCTTGATGTCGGCAACCTGGGCGACGGTCAGGTTGAGGCTGGCAAGGCGGCCGTCGAGCTTCAGCGGCAGGCTGTCGAACAGGCGTTCGATCTGCGCCGGGCTCAGGCTGACGCTTTTTTCTACGCCGCGCGCGCTGTTATCCGGCGCGCGCAGCGCCGCCAGCATCTGGTCAATATGCGGGCTGTCGAGCAGGACGCTAAAGCTGCCGTGGCTGTAGCCTTCCAGAGTGAAGGTAATGCACCAGGCCCACTGATTAATCACCGTGGAATAATCAACTTTAATGTCCAGGTCTTCACCAAACGTCTCTTTGCAAATAATCAGCGAGGTCAGCTCCTGGCCCAGCTTGCTTTTCAGGCGTTCTTCCGTTTTGGTGATCGGTAACGATTCATCCGGCTCAATATGGCTGCTGTCTTTACTCAGACCATAATAATCATGGAGGATGTTCAGTAATAATATTCTGTCGATTACAAAGGCAATATTCCCATAAGGCGTAGAGAATATCTGTGCATTTTTATAATGCTGATCGATAGCAAAGGTCATGGATTCTAACGCGGCATTAACACGTAGCTTCTTCAGAAAATAAATACTCAGGCGCGCGTCCAGAATGTCAAAGCTGTCGTTCATTAATTTCGGCAGCTTATGCCATGGGCGACCAAGTTTGCTGACATCAAGTTTTACCAGGTCAGGGAGACTATCCTGCTGATGAATTCTGATTCGATGTGAAGCTGAGTACATATTTATTCCGGTTTGATAACGTTACCTGATGTGAAAAGAGTGCACCGCGATATTTATTGATCACGGTCACGAATTTTTTTCCTGGAAGCATTTGAGTTTTGAGAAAGTTGTGACGCTTTACATCAACATCGAAGCTTCATCGCGAGGCGAGAACCCGAATGCCTTTTATTCAGGGTGTGAATTAGACCTTTCCTTGACTATTATTGCAAGTATCCATCAGTTATTAATCCATTATTTTTCCGCCTTTGCGTTGATTAATAACTTCTTTAAGTGTATGAAATTAAAAGATTAATGTTTTAATATTCATTAAAAATGAGACAATTCTTAGTCGATGGGTATACTAGGCAACATATTTTCACGGAAGGAATCTTTCCTCGTGATAATACCGCAGTCTTTAATCTTTATTAGCATTATAAAACGCTTTTAATCTTCTATGTAGCAAGGTGATTGCAGCGCACGTTTAATAAAGATTTAGCGCGTTATCTTTTTTGTCATTTTTTACTGGTACTCCAAAATGAGCATTATTATTGAACGTGAAGATCGTCATGGGGAAGGCTTTGTCGCCGCATCTCCTGCCAGCGTGGGCGTAATCTCATTAGCTCGACGCGTTGCTAAATATAATGTGTCTGTGCTGGTGACCGGTGAAACAGGAACCGGAAAAGAGTGTGTCGCTAAATATATCCATGAGCATGCCTGCGGCAGTGAAGCCCCGTACGTCGGGGTTAACTGTGCCGCTATTCCAGAGAGTATGCTGGAAGCTGTTTTATTTGGTTATGAAAAGGGTGCGTTTACCGGTGCGGTCGCCAGCGTGGCCGGAAAATTCGAACAGGCGAACGGTGGTACGCTGCTGCTGGACGAAATCGGCGATATGCCGCTGCCGTTACAGGCAAAACTCCTGCGCGTATTACAGGAACAGGAAGTTGAACGTCTGGGAAGCCATAAACGTATTCCGCTGGATATTCGCCTGATTGCTTCTACGAATAAAGACTTACAGCAGGAAATTGCCGAAGGACGATTCCGTCAGGATCTGTTCTACCGTATTTCCGTCGTGCCTATCCATATTACGCCGCTGCGCGAACGTAAGCAGGACATCCTGCCTCTGGTGCAGCGTTTTATCGCCAAATACCGTGCCTTCCACAAAGGAGAGGTTCGCCTGAGCGACGATGCGCGCAATGCGCTGTTGGGCTACGACTGGCCGGGCAATGTGCGCGAGCTGGAGAACGTTATCCAGCGCGGCATGATTCTCGGCAACGGCGATGAAATTAAAGCCGCCGACTTTGGGCTGGTAGCGCGCGTGCCGCTACCGGAAACGCCGGCCGTGGGCGTGATGCCCGCTTACCGCGAGCAGGACAGCGGCAGTTCCGCCATCCGTGATGTGAAGCTGCACGGCCGCCTGGCGGAGTACCAGTACATTATCGATCTGCTTAAGCGCCATAAGGGCAATAAATCCAAAACCGCGGAGTTTTTAGGTATTACGCCGCGCGCTCTGCGCTACCGCCTTGCGTCAATGCGTGATGAAGGCATTGATATCGAATGTTATTCCTGAGGCCAGAAAGGAACAAATAATGGATAAGATTGCCGCCGCAGGTATTAACACCGCGCAACAGGCGCTGCTGGAGCGTATGCAGCAGACGGCGATGCTGGCGTCTGCCGGCTCGGCCAGCGCCGCCCAGACGATTGCGCCCGCAAACGGCGCGTTCGCCAGCGCTAACCCGGTCTCTTTCTCCCGCGTGTTAAACAACGCCATCGACAACGTTGACGCCCTGCAGCATAGCGCGGGCGCCAAACAGACCGCCATTGATATGGGTCAGAGCGACGATTTAGCCGGCGCGATGATCGAAAGCCAGAAAGCCAGCGTGGCCTTCTCGGCGATGATGCAGGTGCGCAATAAGCTCAACAGCGCGCTCGACGAAGTGATGAATATTTCGCTGTAAGGTCTGTACCGTGTTAAACAAAATCAAAGCTCGCCTCCCTGCCATCTCTCTGCCCACTGGCGTAAACAATCCTAAGCTGCTGGCGATTGCCGGCGGCGTGGTGCTGGCTATCGCCATCATTGCGTCGCTGTGGAACCGCAATCAGGGCTATGTCGCGCTGTACGGCGCGCAGGAACAGGTGCCCGTTTCCCAGGTTGTGGACGTGCTGGGGGCAGAAAATATTGCCTACCGCATTAACCCTGACAACGGCCAGGTGCTGGTGACCGAAAATAAACTGTCGCAGGCGCGCATGGCGCTGGCGGCAAAGGGCATCAGCGCGGCGACGCCGGACGGCTACGAGCTGATGGACAAAGAAGAAATGCTCGGCAGCAGTCAGTTCATCCAGAACGTGCGCTACAAGCGCAGCCTGGAAGGTGAGCTGGCAAAAAGCATTATGGCGCTGGAGCCGGTAGAGCACGCGCGCGTGCACCTTGGGCTGAGCGAGTCCAGCTCGTTCGTCCTGACGAATAAACCGAATAGCAGCGCCTCGGTCGTGGTGCAGCTGCGCTATGGGCGACAGTTAGATGAACAACAGGTCGCCTCTATTGTACAGCTGGTTTCCGGTTCGGTGCCGGGCATGGCGGCGGGTAGCGTGCGGGTGGTCGATCAGGCGGGTAACCTGCTGTCGGACGGCGTCGCCGGCCCGGATGGCAGTATTGCCGGCAAGCGTCTGGGTGACGACGTTACGCAGCGCATTCGCGAAGATACCAGTAAAAATATCGCCAGCCTGCTGACTTCATTGGTGGGCGCAGGCAACTACCGTATCAGCGTGGCGCCGACCGTAGACCTAAGCCGCGTGGAAGAAACTCAGGAGCGCTTGGGTAAAGATCCGCGCGTCAGCGATGAGCAGCTGAGTCAGGAAAACACCACCAATGAGATGGCGTTTGGCATTCCCGGCTCGCTGAGCAACCGTCCCGTCAACCAGAACCCGCAGGCCGCGGCGGCACAGGCTGCCGGTGCAGCGGCTCCGGCTGCGGCAACGACGGCCGCAAACAACACCAGCGATCCGCGTTCCCTTACCAGCCGTAGCCAGGAGCAGCGCAAGTACGCCTTCGACCGCGATATTCGCCATATCCGTCACCCCGGCTACAAGCTGGAGAAACTGAGCGTGGCCGTGGCGCTGAACCAAACGGCGCCCGCGCTGGCGAATATCGCCCCTGAGCAGTTGACCGCGATTACCCGTCTGGTGGAGAGCGCCGCCGGGATTGATAAACAGCGCGGCGATGCGCTGACGCTGGACGTACTGGCCTTTACCGCCCCGGTGAACGACGGCGCGCTGAGTCAGAAATGGTGGAAAGACCCGGATATGCAGTACTGGGGGCAGAACGGCGGTATTGGCCTGCTGGCGCTGCTGACGCTGCTGTTTGGCGTGCGCCCGCTGGCCCAACGTCTGGGCCGTCGTGAGCGTCTGGTCAATGAGGTTGAGCAGAATGACAAAGACCTGCTGACCGATGAATCTGACGTGGTGCAGGACAGCCTGACCGGGTTGCCGAGCACGGCCTTCAATAACAATGATGATCTGCTGCCGCCGCAAAGTTCCGGCCTGGAAACCAAAGTGGAGTACCTCCAGGTCCTGGCCCAGAGTGAGACTGAGCGCGTAGCGGAAGTTCTGAAACAATGGATTAACAGCAATGACCGAAGCAACAGTAAGTCGGAGTAGCAGTTCGGGTAGCCGTAGCCGCCTGGAGCAGGCGGCCATCCTGCTGATGAGCGTGGGTGAAGAAGCGGCGGCGCAGGTGATGCAGAAGCTGAACCGCGAAGAGGTGGTGCTGCTAAGCGAAACCATGGCGCGTTTGCACGACGTAAAGGTCAACCACGCGCGTCAGGCGATGAACAACTTCTTCTCTGACTATCGCGAGCAGAGCGGCATCAACGGTGCCTCGCGCTACTACCTGCGCAGCATTCTGGAAAAAGCGCTGGGCGGCGAAATCGCCCGCAGCGTGATTAACGGCATTTACGGCGATGAGATCCGCTATCGCATGGCGCGCTTGCAGTGGGTCGATACCCCACAGCTGGCGGCGCTGATTGAGCAGGAGCACCTGCAGCTGCAGGCGGTGTTCCTTGCCTTCCTGCCGCCGGATATTGCCGCCAGCGTGCTGAGCGTGCTGCCGAAAGAGCGTCAGGACGAAATCATCTACCGCATCGCGCGGCTTGATGATGTTAACCGTGACGTCATTGATGAACTGGACCGCCTGATAGACCGCGGCATTGCGGTGCTGTCCGAGCACGGTTCGAAGGTGGCAGGCATTAAGCACGCCGCCAACATCGTCAACCGTATTCCGAGCAATCAGCAGGAGCTACTGGAGCAGCTGCGCGAGCGTGACGAAAGCGTGGTGGACGATTTGCAGGACGAAATGTACGAATTCTACATCCTCAGCCGCCAGACGCCGATGACGCTGCAGCGCCTGATGGATGAGGTGCCTATCGACGAATGGGCCGTTGCGCTGAAGGGTACCGAGCCGGTGCTGCGTCAGGCCATTTTCAACGTTATGCCAAAACGTCAGGTGACGCTGCTGCAAAGCACCACCACCCGTCTGGGGCCGGTGCCGGTCAGCCGTATCGAACAGGTGCGTAAAGAGATCATGCAGACCCTGCGTCAGCTGGTGGAAGAAGGCGAGATTCAGGTTCAGCTGTTCGCCGAGCAGACGGTGGAATAAGCCATGTTCAAAAAACGGAGCTTCCCGCTGTCCGCCGCTCGATCGACCGCCGTCAAGCCGCAGCTGCATCGATTTCCGCCGCTGCGTAAACGCTGGGCGACCCCCGATGCGCCGCTAGAAGACAACGCGGTGGCGGCGCCGGACCCGGCCGAATATCAGCAGCAGCTTGAGGAAGGCTTCCGTGAAGGCGTGAGCCAGGGCTTTGCGCAGGGACGGGAAGAGGGCAAAGAAGACGGTTATCAGGAAGGCGTACGTCTGGGCTTTGAAGACGGGATGCGTAAGGGCCTGGCCGACGGTAAACAGCAGGCTCGTCAGCAGTTCCTGGACGCCGCGGCGCCGTTTGAGCAGATGACCGCCAACGTGCAGCAGTTTCTTGACCGCTACGAACAGCGTCGTCGCGAAGAGCTGATGCAGCTGGTGGAAAAAGTGACGCGGCAGGTGATTCGCTGCGAACTGGCGCTGCATCCGACCCAGCTACTGGCGCTGGTGGAAGAGGCGGTGACCAGCCTGCCGCAGCCGCCTGAGCAGGTTCGCGTCCTGCTGAACGCCGAAGAATTCCGCCGCATCAGTGAAGCGGAGCCGGAAAAGGCCCGCGAATGGGGGCTGACCGCCGATTCGGCGCTGGAACCTGGCGAGTGCCGCGTGGTGACCGATACGACCGAGATGGACGTTGGCTGCCAGCATCGCCTCGATCAGTGCATGTCAGTGCTAAAAGACAACCTGCTGCCGGAAACCGCGCATGAGCAGCCTTGATTTCGAGCAGGCGCTGCGATCGATTGAGCAGATCGATCTGGCGCGCGTTGCCGGGCGTCTGGTGCGGGTAAACGGCATTCTGCTGGAGTGCGTGGGCTGCCGTCTGGCGATTGGCCAGCTGTGCCATGTTGAAAGCATCGAGCAAGAAATGATGGACGCTCAGGTCGTCGGCTTCGACCGTGACGTCACCTACCTGATGCCGTTTAAGCAGCCTTCCGGTCTGATCGCCGGTGCGCGCGTGTTCCCTGCCGGGAAAAGCGAAGGCGTGATGATTGGCGACCAGTGGCTGGGGCGCGTGGTGAACGGTCTGGGCGAACCGCTGGACGACAAAGGCAAGCTGGGCGGCGACACCCTGTTGCCACAGCAGCTACCGCAGGTGCATCCATTAAAACGCCAGCCGGTGGAAGCACCGCTGGACGTTGGCGTACGTGCGATAAACGGCCTGCTGACCATCGGCAAAGGCCAGCGCGTGGGGCTGATGGCGGGCAGCGGCGTAGGGAAAAGCGTACTGCTGGGGATGATTACCCGCTACACCCAGGCTGAAGTGGTCGTGGTCGGGCTGATCGGCGAACGCGGTCGTGAGGTCAAAGAGTTTATTGAGAACGCCCTGCAGGCCGAAGGGCTGGCGAAGTCGGTGATTGTTGCCGCGCCTGCGGACGAATCGCCGCTGATGCGTATTAAGGCCACCGAGCTGTGCCACACCATCGCCAGCTACTACCGCGATAAAGGCAAAGACGTACTGCTGCTGGTGGATTCATTGACCCGCTACGCCATGGCACAGCGTGAAATTGCGCTGTCGCTCGGCGAGCCGCCGGCCACCAAAGGCTACCCGCCGTCGGCGTTCAGCATGATCCCCCGGCTGGTGGAGAGCGCGGGTAATAGTGAAAGCCGCGGATCGATGACGGCGCTCTATACCGTGCTGGCGGAAGGGGACGATCAGCAGGATCCGATCGTTGACTGCGCGCGCGCGGTACTCGACGGTCATATCGTTCTCTCGCGCCATCTGGCGGAGGCGGGACACTACCCGGCTATCGATATTGGCCAGTCTATCAGCCGCTGTATGAGCCAGGTCACGAGCCGCGATCATCAGCTGGCCGCACGTACGCTCAAGCAGCTGTATGCCGAATACCAGAGTATTAAGCCGTTGATTCCACTCGGCGGTTACGTGGCCGGGGCCGACCCGCTGGCCGACAGGGCCGTGCGGCTCTCGCCGGCGATAACGCAATTCTTACAACAGGAAGTTCAGGACGCAGCGTTAATGGATGCCACCATTAATGACCTGCGCACGCTGGCGCAAGCAGGGTAATGCACGATGAGCAAACTGATTTCTACGCTGGAACAGCTTCACCTGATGCGCACCCGCGCGGTGGACGATCTTAGCGCGAAGCTGGCGTCGCAAAAGCAGGTCTGCCAACGCTTTGAGAAGAATATAGATGCGCTGACCTCGCTGGCCTCCGGGCTGGCGTCGCAGAGCGTGAACAGCGCCGTCATGATGATCAATCAGTCGAAATATAAACATAATATTCAGCGTGTTATCGACTGGCAGAAACAAGAGCAGGCGCTGGCAACGCTTGAAGCCAATAAAATTCAGGGCAACCTGCTGGCTGAGGCAAAGCGCGAGAAAAGCCTTGAGCTGGTGCTGGATGCTAAACGCAGCGACCGCCGGATGGAGCTCAACCGTCGGGAGCAAAAAATGACGGATGCGGTTTCTGCCCAGTGCTGGCTACGCCAGCAGCAGGCCGCGGCACGGCAGCGATAATTGTGATGAAAACCGCGAATAAAACGAACCTGATGTCCGCGCTGATTGCTCGCCAGCAGCGTCCGCGGCCGCAGACAACGCCGTTTGTCAGCGTCGTCTGCCCGACCTACAACCGCCGCGAGTTTCTGCCCTATCTGCTCTATATCTGGCAATACCAGGACTATCCGGCGGACCGGCGCGAGCTGATTATTCTCGATGACTCCGCAAGCAGTAATGCCGATCTTGTTGAGATGATGAGCGATCCGGCGACGCCGAACGTGCGCTATATCCACAGCCCGGCGCGCCTGACGCTGGGCAATAAGCGCAATCGGCTCAATGCGCTGGCGAAAGGCGAATACATCATCTGCTTTGATGACGATGACTACTATGCGCCGGATAAAATTTCTTATCAGGTGGCGCAGATGCAGGCCAACCGCGCCCCCTTCTCCGGCAGTGACCAGATCTATATCTGGTATAGCCATCTGGACAAAATTTACCTGACGCACCCGTTCGGCCAATGCCACGCGCTGAACGGCACGTTTGGTTATCACCGTAGTCTGCTGAAAACACACCGCTATGACGATGATGCCAGCCGAGCGGAAGAGGACGGTTTTCTCAAAGGGTTTACGACGCCGGTTCAGCAGCTTGATCCGCAGCGGGCCATCCTGTGCATTTCGCACAGCAGCAATACCTACGACAAAGACTACATCCTGGACACCTCTACGGCCGTGGACCTGACGCTCGATGATTTTGTCAGCGATGCCAATCTGCTGGCGCACTATCGCCGTCTGAGTACCGCGCCGCTTAATGCGCAGGTGAACTGGTCGGTGTTTGAGAAGGTGGCCGTTCTTTACGATCCACTGCAGGCATCAGCGCTGTCCTCACGCTGTGAGGCGCTGCTGGCGCTAGGCGTGCAGGCCGGCCAAATCTGGCCGGTGGCGAAAGTGGCTGATGAACGCCAGACCCACGTTCAGGTCATCGCGCAGGCGAAACGGCAGGGCTGGCGGAACGTGGCGCTACTGGATGCCGAACTGCAGTTCGTCAGGAAGGAAAATGCGGTCAACAACATCAACAAGCTGCTTAATGGCCTGGATCAGCTGGACTGGCAGGTGCTGCTGCTCGGCGGCCGCTATGACAGCTTCCGGCCAACCCAGTCTTTACAAGGGGTGGCGCGAATCTATAACGCAGGCTGCGCGTGCGCCTACGCGGTGAATGCGAATTACTACGACACGCTGCTGGACGCCTATCAGGATAAGACGACACACCCTGCCAGCCTTGATAGCTGCTGGACCACCCTGATGAGCCAGCCATCGCTATGGCTGGGCTTTAGCCCAAGTTTCGCCTTCTTACAGCGTCATTCGGATCCTGCCACCGGCGAACCGATTGACTGCACCCACTGGTTTTTCCGTAAGCATCGGGAAACCGTGCCCGTGAAAGAGAATGAACATGGAACTGATTGAACATTATCACCCTGAATTTGTTTCGCGTTTTGATGCGCGAGAAACGCCCTGCGACTGTCCTGCCTGTCAGCAGGCTGAGGAAGCGTGGCCGCACATTAGCGTGAAGCTGAAAAATCAGCAGCGCGAGACGCTGGATATCGGCTGTGAAACGGCGGCCAAAGAGATGTTGTTCAACCCGGAAGCCTTCATTCTGCACACTGCGCAGGCTGCGCCGCAGAGTGATGATCTGCTGAGCGCGTGGAGCGAGGTGCTTAACCAACAGTGCATCAACCTGGCGGTGCATCCGGCGTTGACGCTGGACGTCAGCCTGTACGCCATTGGCGTGCTGCTGAGCAAAGCGCAGCAGCATCATGACTGCGGGGAAAGCGACCCGGCGCTGCTGGTGAGCCTGGGCGAGCAGCTGGCTACGCTGGCGGAACAAGGCGTACTGGCGCAGCAGTTCGCGATGCTGCCGCCGATCGCGGAAAATCGTATTGCGGCGTTAAAAGCGATGGGCACGATGCGCCTGAATCTGAACCTGCCGATGGTTGAGAAAATGGGGATGACGTTGAAGCTGAGCGAGCTGTCGATCATGCAGCCTGCCCGACTGGCAGAGCGTCAGCAGATGCTGGATGCGGCCTGGTCCACGCTTACGCTGTTTAATCATCAGCCGCATACTCTGCGCAATATTCTTATTTATCAGCTGTATAGCGATATTTTCCCCGGCGTAGGCTGCACCAATTACGGCGAAGCGCTGCTGGGTCTGGCGCGCCAGTTCTTCCACATCAAAATGCTGTGCGCTATTCGCGCCGAGCAGGGTGAGCTGACCCAGGACGACGTGGCGCTGCTGGTTAGCGCGCTGCGCGGCTGGCAACAGCAGAACCCGCTGACGGCGGAAGAGGGAACCTCTTCCGACTATAGCCTGCTCTGTGGTTTAGCATTGTTGTAATGCCATGCGTCACGATGCCGGGGCATTCCGGCATCTATCGTCCTCGCCTTTGAACGTAACAACCTGATAGGTTCGCCATGGTCATGTTTTTGATTGAGGGGATCAACTACGCTCAGTTCTTCTCTCGTATTGTTAACGCCCTGCCGGAACAGAAGCAAAAAGACGCGATCTTTGTTTCCCGGGATCGGCCGATCTGCGAATTCGTGAAGCATCAGCTTCCTCAGTGTCAGGTTATTCAGATTCCGATTTTCACTTCAGCGCCCGTCGAGGCGGCGTTTCGACAATCCAGTCCTCGGCTGGCCAAACGGCTTGGAAAATCGCTCGAGGAGTGCTTTGAGTATGTTGTGGGTGGCGGTGAACGAGAGGTGTGCTGGCAAGTACTGATGTCATGCTTCGTGTTCATTAGTCAGTTTGACCCCGCAACGATTTCGCGTGTTGTGATGTGCAGTGGCTGCGGAATTGGCGCAAAAGCGGCGAAAGCATTCTGTGAGATGACGTCGATCCCCACGCAGTTTGTAGAGCTGGCGAATCTACCGGACAAGATTTTTGTCGACCCTGAAGGTACCAACGCGCATTCCCGGCTGGCAATGACGCCGGAGATTCTCGATCGTTACCCGGCGGTGGATGAGGGTATGCATCAATCC from Klebsiella sp. WP3-W18-ESBL-02 includes the following:
- the fliQ gene encoding flagellar biosynthesis protein FliQ, whose amino-acid sequence is MMNMDTAGDIMASGIHLVLLISAVAIIPSLLVGLCVSIFQATTQINEQTLSFLPRLVVTLGVLIFAGKWMLTQLVDFTVQIFHQAAALVG
- the fliP gene encoding flagellar type III secretion system pore protein FliP (The bacterial flagellar biogenesis protein FliP forms a type III secretion system (T3SS)-type pore required for flagellar assembly.) codes for the protein MNRAFYPLLLIGLLFAQPVLAANGDITLFSTTANGAGQDYNVKIEILILMTLLGLLPIMVLMMTCFTRFIIVLAILRQALGLQQSPPNKILTGIALALTLLVMRPVWTTIYADAIEPFQNDQITLKQALVNAEAPLKRYMLAQTNNKAMAQIMTIAGIEGDAREQDLTIVTPAYLLSELKTAFQIGFMIYIPFLVIDLIVASILMAMGMMMLSPLIVSLPFKLMLFVLCDGWTLIVGTLTSSVQGL
- the fliN gene encoding flagellar motor switch protein FliN — encoded protein: MSDLQQELSQSLDLDDLNLSDMTQDEMVEGNIRHDLQPETRNTPLTDVRRMALFSRIPVTLTLEVSSVNISLAELMAVNSDSVIELDKMAGEPLDIKVNGIAFGKAEVVVLNDKYGLRIIEFNAKELGELTR
- a CDS encoding FliM/FliN family flagellar motor switch protein → MYSASHRIRIHQQDSLPDLVKLDVSKLGRPWHKLPKLMNDSFDILDARLSIYFLKKLRVNAALESMTFAIDQHYKNAQIFSTPYGNIAFVIDRILLLNILHDYYGLSKDSSHIEPDESLPITKTEERLKSKLGQELTSLIICKETFGEDLDIKVDYSTVINQWAWCITFTLEGYSHGSFSVLLDSPHIDQMLAALRAPDNSARGVEKSVSLSPAQIERLFDSLPLKLDGRLASLNLTVAQVADIKPGDIIPIAINDPLPVFIGKEQIFEATIAEDRSKLFLCDIHDKTIEKPYE
- a CDS encoding flagellar hook-basal body complex protein FliE, coding for MDKIAAAGINTAQQALLERMQQTAMLASAGSASAAQTIAPANGAFASANPVSFSRVLNNAIDNVDALQHSAGAKQTAIDMGQSDDLAGAMIESQKASVAFSAMMQVRNKLNSALDEVMNISL
- the fliF gene encoding flagellar basal-body MS-ring/collar protein FliF, which codes for MLNKIKARLPAISLPTGVNNPKLLAIAGGVVLAIAIIASLWNRNQGYVALYGAQEQVPVSQVVDVLGAENIAYRINPDNGQVLVTENKLSQARMALAAKGISAATPDGYELMDKEEMLGSSQFIQNVRYKRSLEGELAKSIMALEPVEHARVHLGLSESSSFVLTNKPNSSASVVVQLRYGRQLDEQQVASIVQLVSGSVPGMAAGSVRVVDQAGNLLSDGVAGPDGSIAGKRLGDDVTQRIREDTSKNIASLLTSLVGAGNYRISVAPTVDLSRVEETQERLGKDPRVSDEQLSQENTTNEMAFGIPGSLSNRPVNQNPQAAAAQAAGAAAPAAATTAANNTSDPRSLTSRSQEQRKYAFDRDIRHIRHPGYKLEKLSVAVALNQTAPALANIAPEQLTAITRLVESAAGIDKQRGDALTLDVLAFTAPVNDGALSQKWWKDPDMQYWGQNGGIGLLALLTLLFGVRPLAQRLGRRERLVNEVEQNDKDLLTDESDVVQDSLTGLPSTAFNNNDDLLPPQSSGLETKVEYLQVLAQSETERVAEVLKQWINSNDRSNSKSE
- a CDS encoding flagellar motor switch protein FliG; the encoded protein is MTEATVSRSSSSGSRSRLEQAAILLMSVGEEAAAQVMQKLNREEVVLLSETMARLHDVKVNHARQAMNNFFSDYREQSGINGASRYYLRSILEKALGGEIARSVINGIYGDEIRYRMARLQWVDTPQLAALIEQEHLQLQAVFLAFLPPDIAASVLSVLPKERQDEIIYRIARLDDVNRDVIDELDRLIDRGIAVLSEHGSKVAGIKHAANIVNRIPSNQQELLEQLRERDESVVDDLQDEMYEFYILSRQTPMTLQRLMDEVPIDEWAVALKGTEPVLRQAIFNVMPKRQVTLLQSTTTRLGPVPVSRIEQVRKEIMQTLRQLVEEGEIQVQLFAEQTVE
- the fliH gene encoding flagellar assembly protein FliH, whose amino-acid sequence is MFKKRSFPLSAARSTAVKPQLHRFPPLRKRWATPDAPLEDNAVAAPDPAEYQQQLEEGFREGVSQGFAQGREEGKEDGYQEGVRLGFEDGMRKGLADGKQQARQQFLDAAAPFEQMTANVQQFLDRYEQRRREELMQLVEKVTRQVIRCELALHPTQLLALVEEAVTSLPQPPEQVRVLLNAEEFRRISEAEPEKAREWGLTADSALEPGECRVVTDTTEMDVGCQHRLDQCMSVLKDNLLPETAHEQP
- the fliI gene encoding flagellar protein export ATPase FliI, which codes for MSSLDFEQALRSIEQIDLARVAGRLVRVNGILLECVGCRLAIGQLCHVESIEQEMMDAQVVGFDRDVTYLMPFKQPSGLIAGARVFPAGKSEGVMIGDQWLGRVVNGLGEPLDDKGKLGGDTLLPQQLPQVHPLKRQPVEAPLDVGVRAINGLLTIGKGQRVGLMAGSGVGKSVLLGMITRYTQAEVVVVGLIGERGREVKEFIENALQAEGLAKSVIVAAPADESPLMRIKATELCHTIASYYRDKGKDVLLLVDSLTRYAMAQREIALSLGEPPATKGYPPSAFSMIPRLVESAGNSESRGSMTALYTVLAEGDDQQDPIVDCARAVLDGHIVLSRHLAEAGHYPAIDIGQSISRCMSQVTSRDHQLAARTLKQLYAEYQSIKPLIPLGGYVAGADPLADRAVRLSPAITQFLQQEVQDAALMDATINDLRTLAQAG
- the fliJ gene encoding flagellar export protein FliJ; this translates as MSKLISTLEQLHLMRTRAVDDLSAKLASQKQVCQRFEKNIDALTSLASGLASQSVNSAVMMINQSKYKHNIQRVIDWQKQEQALATLEANKIQGNLLAEAKREKSLELVLDAKRSDRRMELNRREQKMTDAVSAQCWLRQQQAAARQR